In a genomic window of Xylophilus rhododendri:
- a CDS encoding pirin family protein, protein MSAASADHLTLVPKSHDLGGGFVVRRTLPAAAKRSVGPFIFFDHFGPAEERPEELHDVRPHPHIGLATVTYLFEGAIHHRDSIGSDQVIEPGAVNWMSAGRGIVHSERRPERLQHSIYTNHGLQLWAALPAALEESDPSFTHVAAAEIPALVRYGVAIRVLIGEVFGVKSPVPAAGGTVFLDIEMPVGGRLELPALAQELAVYPVAGSVTVDGEALPTASMSVLPPDSGALLEAAAPVRLVVVGGDALLEHRYLWWNFVSTRKERVRQAAQDWAAGAMGEVPGDIEFIPLPDRPLPA, encoded by the coding sequence ATGAGCGCCGCCTCTGCGGACCATCTCACCCTGGTTCCCAAGTCGCACGACCTGGGCGGTGGTTTCGTGGTGCGGCGCACCTTGCCGGCCGCGGCCAAACGCTCGGTCGGCCCCTTCATCTTCTTCGACCACTTCGGGCCTGCCGAAGAACGGCCGGAGGAGCTGCACGACGTGCGGCCGCATCCGCATATCGGGCTGGCCACGGTGACCTATCTGTTCGAGGGTGCGATCCACCACCGCGACAGCATCGGCTCCGACCAGGTCATCGAGCCCGGCGCCGTCAACTGGATGAGTGCCGGCCGCGGCATCGTGCATTCGGAGCGCCGGCCCGAGCGGCTCCAGCACAGCATCTACACCAACCACGGCCTGCAGCTGTGGGCGGCGCTGCCGGCGGCGCTGGAGGAGTCCGATCCTTCCTTCACCCATGTGGCCGCGGCCGAGATCCCGGCGCTGGTGCGCTACGGTGTGGCGATCCGGGTGCTGATCGGCGAGGTCTTCGGCGTGAAGTCGCCGGTGCCGGCGGCCGGCGGCACGGTGTTCCTCGATATCGAAATGCCCGTCGGCGGACGGCTGGAGCTGCCGGCGCTGGCCCAGGAACTGGCGGTCTATCCGGTCGCCGGCAGCGTCACGGTGGATGGCGAGGCCTTGCCGACTGCTTCGATGTCGGTGCTGCCGCCCGACAGCGGCGCCCTGCTGGAAGCCGCCGCGCCGGTGCGCCTGGTGGTGGTCGGCGGCGATGCCCTGCTCGAACACCGCTACCTGTGGTGGAACTTCGTCTCCACCCGCAAGGAACGGGTGCGCCAGGCCGCGCAGGACTGGGCGGCCGGCGCCATGGGCGAGGTGCCGGGCGACATCGAATTCATCCCGCTGCCCGACCGGCCCCTGCCGGCCTGA
- a CDS encoding Na+/H+ antiporter, giving the protein MGISFAMLLAVIASAFAVRVLPVAVPVPLVQIAMGAVIAGVFGRGVRLEPELFMLLFIPPLLFLDGWRIPKEGLFRDRATILELAFGLVIFTVVGLGALIHWMIPAVPWPVAFALAAIVSPTDPVAVSAITARVPMPARVMHILEGESLLNDASGLVAFRFAVAAAVTGSFSLASATLSFLWVAVAGLAVGAGFTWLVTAARDRFSRRFGEEPGAQILMSLLIPFGAYEAAALVHASEILAAVAAGVMMSYAELSGRASAVTRVQRTAVWNTLQFALNGIMFVLLGEQLPDIFRGAVGVVEQTGHENPWWLLAYALAISAALALLRFAWVWVSLQISMRTAARHGRQAPKASLRMIAAVSLAGVRGAITLAGVLTLPVALADGSAFPARDLAIFLAATVIIVSLIVASIGLPRLLNGLEVPPETEHHAQQDLAHQAARRAGIVAIEKKLRQLVEAHPQTDPQLYTEVASRIIESLTPQAALPEGDTDAARRDKQRAIAQVLHVAALQASREELFRLARRREISDEVCREVVRKLDLQEARLA; this is encoded by the coding sequence TTGGGAATTAGCTTCGCCATGCTGCTGGCCGTGATCGCCAGCGCATTCGCCGTACGGGTGCTGCCGGTGGCCGTGCCGGTGCCGCTGGTGCAGATCGCCATGGGGGCGGTGATCGCCGGTGTGTTCGGCCGCGGCGTGCGGCTGGAGCCGGAGCTCTTCATGCTGCTCTTCATCCCGCCGCTCCTCTTCCTGGACGGCTGGCGCATCCCGAAGGAAGGCCTGTTCCGCGACCGCGCCACCATCCTGGAGCTGGCCTTCGGGCTGGTGATCTTCACCGTGGTCGGGCTGGGCGCGCTGATCCACTGGATGATCCCGGCCGTGCCCTGGCCGGTGGCCTTCGCGCTGGCGGCCATCGTCTCGCCGACCGATCCGGTGGCGGTGTCGGCCATCACCGCGCGGGTGCCGATGCCGGCGCGGGTGATGCACATCCTGGAGGGCGAGTCGCTGCTCAACGATGCCAGCGGCCTGGTGGCCTTCCGCTTCGCGGTGGCGGCGGCCGTCACCGGCAGCTTCTCGCTGGCCTCGGCCACGCTGTCCTTCCTCTGGGTGGCGGTGGCGGGGCTGGCGGTGGGCGCCGGTTTCACCTGGCTGGTGACGGCGGCGCGCGACCGCTTCTCGCGCCGCTTCGGCGAGGAGCCCGGCGCGCAGATCCTGATGAGCCTGCTGATCCCCTTCGGCGCCTACGAGGCGGCGGCGCTGGTGCATGCCTCCGAGATCCTGGCGGCCGTGGCGGCCGGCGTGATGATGAGTTATGCCGAGCTGTCGGGCCGGGCCTCGGCCGTCACCCGGGTGCAGCGCACTGCCGTGTGGAACACGCTGCAGTTCGCGCTCAACGGCATCATGTTCGTGCTGCTGGGCGAGCAGTTGCCGGACATCTTCCGCGGCGCGGTCGGCGTGGTGGAGCAGACCGGCCACGAAAATCCCTGGTGGCTGCTGGCCTACGCCCTGGCGATCAGCGCGGCGCTGGCGCTGCTGCGTTTCGCCTGGGTCTGGGTGTCGCTGCAGATCTCCATGCGCACGGCCGCCCGCCACGGCCGGCAGGCGCCCAAGGCCAGCCTGCGCATGATCGCGGCGGTGTCGCTGGCCGGCGTGCGCGGCGCCATCACCCTGGCCGGCGTGCTGACGCTGCCGGTGGCGCTGGCCGACGGCTCGGCCTTTCCGGCGCGCGACCTGGCGATCTTCCTGGCGGCGACGGTGATCATCGTCTCGCTGATCGTCGCCAGCATCGGCCTGCCGCGCCTGCTGAACGGGCTGGAGGTGCCGCCCGAGACCGAGCACCATGCCCAGCAGGACCTGGCCCACCAGGCGGCCCGGCGGGCCGGCATCGTGGCCATCGAGAAGAAGCTGCGCCAGCTGGTCGAGGCCCATCCCCAGACCGATCCGCAGCTCTATACCGAGGTGGCCAGCCGCATCATCGAATCGCTGACGCCGCAGGCCGCCCTGCCCGAGGGCGACACCGATGCCGCCCGCCGGGACAAGCAGCGCGCCATCGCCCAGGTGCTGCATGTGGCGGCGCTGCAGGCTTCGCGCGAGGAACTGTTCCGGCTGGCGCGCAGGCGCGAGATATCCGACGAGGTCTGCCGCGAGGTGGTGCGCAAGCTGGACCTGCAGGAAGCCCGCCTGGCTTGA
- a CDS encoding MDR family MFS transporter, whose amino-acid sequence MTDTPTAPAPAPQTFTPAERRITMAALMIVFMLSALDQTIVATAMPRIVSQLSGLDLYAWVTTAYLLASTVMVPIYGKLSDIYGRKPILVGGILIFLAGSALCGLAGEFGALPLLGGGMVQLIVFRALQGLGGAALITSAFALIADLYPPRERAKLGGLFGSVFGLASVVGPVLGGFFTDMGSVQLLGHEVAGWRWVFYINLPLGALALFMILVKTPPLTHRIGGRIDFAGAALLLTTFIPLLLALSWGGTRGWASAPVLGLFGLALAGFVALLVVESRVDNPIVALSLFRNRVFATASLASCLIFMAFMGLASFLPLLIQLGQGMPATTSGLVMLPLTLGLIAAASLSGLFVGRVGRYKAVMVGGAALTTVGAFLLSRLPVDAGIWGLVWRVALLGIGLGPAQSVFNIAMQNAVERRYLGVVTSAGQFFRQVGSTIGVAIFGAVLTHQLAVGSVAPTEPAQPGAVVHTLTLAELERMALASHVPGGTSAAPAVDAAVRTTVTTAVKGVIGAGTLVCLLALLATLFVPEIPLRSQAERTRKPEPEPVA is encoded by the coding sequence ATGACCGACACCCCCACCGCCCCCGCGCCCGCGCCGCAGACCTTCACGCCCGCCGAGCGGCGCATCACCATGGCCGCGCTGATGATCGTCTTCATGCTCTCGGCGCTGGACCAGACCATCGTGGCCACCGCCATGCCGCGCATCGTCAGCCAGCTCTCGGGCCTGGACCTGTATGCCTGGGTGACCACCGCCTATCTGCTGGCCTCCACGGTGATGGTGCCGATCTACGGCAAGCTCTCCGACATCTACGGGCGCAAACCCATCCTGGTGGGCGGCATCCTGATCTTCCTGGCCGGCTCGGCCCTGTGCGGGCTGGCCGGCGAGTTCGGCGCGCTGCCGCTGCTGGGCGGCGGCATGGTGCAGCTGATCGTGTTCCGGGCCCTCCAGGGCCTGGGCGGCGCGGCCCTGATCACCAGCGCCTTCGCCCTCATCGCCGACCTCTATCCGCCGCGCGAGCGGGCCAAGCTGGGCGGGCTGTTCGGCTCGGTGTTCGGGCTGGCCAGCGTGGTCGGGCCGGTGCTGGGCGGCTTCTTCACCGACATGGGCAGCGTGCAGCTGCTGGGCCACGAGGTGGCGGGCTGGCGCTGGGTGTTCTACATCAACCTGCCGCTGGGGGCGCTGGCGCTGTTCATGATCCTGGTGAAGACACCGCCGCTGACGCACCGCATCGGCGGACGCATCGACTTCGCCGGTGCCGCCTTGCTGCTGACCACCTTCATCCCGCTGCTGCTGGCGCTGAGCTGGGGCGGCACGCGGGGCTGGGCTTCGGCGCCGGTGCTGGGGCTGTTCGGGCTGGCGCTGGCCGGTTTCGTGGCCCTGCTGGTGGTGGAGTCGCGGGTGGACAACCCCATCGTGGCGCTCTCGCTGTTCCGCAACCGGGTCTTCGCCACGGCCAGCCTCGCCTCCTGCCTGATCTTCATGGCCTTCATGGGCCTGGCCTCCTTCCTGCCGCTGCTGATCCAGCTCGGCCAGGGCATGCCGGCGACGACCAGCGGCCTGGTCATGCTGCCGCTGACCTTGGGCCTGATCGCCGCGGCCTCGCTCAGCGGACTGTTCGTGGGGCGGGTGGGCCGCTACAAGGCGGTGATGGTGGGCGGCGCGGCGCTGACCACGGTGGGCGCCTTCCTGCTGTCGCGCCTGCCGGTCGATGCCGGCATCTGGGGCCTGGTGTGGCGGGTGGCGCTGCTGGGCATCGGCCTGGGGCCGGCGCAGAGCGTGTTCAACATCGCCATGCAGAACGCGGTGGAGCGGCGCTACCTGGGGGTGGTGACCAGTGCCGGGCAGTTCTTCCGGCAGGTGGGCTCGACCATCGGCGTGGCGATCTTCGGCGCGGTGCTGACGCACCAGCTGGCGGTCGGCAGCGTGGCGCCCACCGAGCCAGCACAGCCGGGCGCGGTGGTGCACACCTTGACCCTGGCCGAACTGGAGCGCATGGCCCTGGCCAGCCATGTGCCGGGCGGCACTTCGGCAGCACCGGCGGTGGATGCCGCCGTGCGCACCACCGTCACCACCGCCGTCAAGGGTGTGATCGGCGCCGGCACCCTGGTCTGCCTGCTGGCCTTGCTGGCCACGCTCTTCGTGCCGGAGATCCCGCTGCGCTCGCAGGCCGAGCGCACACGCAAGCCGGAGCCCGAGCCCGTGGCTTAA
- a CDS encoding SGNH/GDSL hydrolase family protein — MVSFGDSLSDVGTYAVNGSPPVGPLRFAAGRYTTNPGAVWTELVAAYYGDRLTPALQGGFGDAPVNLQGLGFAQGGARVSAPGASDYSDSLAQPLTSQLDHYLSAYGGFNPNQLILLQGGGNDIIHAVIAAAYGYIPQDAVAPLVAAAATDLARLVDRVAAAGGQNIAVLNMSDIGASPFAVQNPDLAGALSQMTQLFNDTLQAQLGVQPKPAHFVLIDAYGFYADALARYRQYGFQVANTDVACSLPAILNEAAQLGVPDPQAFVENHGWALLCSASTLVAPQADQTYMFADHLHPASRMQALLAGFVEAQLSARGI; from the coding sequence GTGGTCTCCTTCGGGGACAGCCTGTCGGATGTGGGCACCTATGCCGTCAACGGCAGCCCCCCGGTCGGCCCGCTGCGCTTCGCGGCCGGGCGCTACACCACCAACCCGGGCGCCGTCTGGACCGAACTGGTCGCCGCCTACTATGGCGACCGGCTCACGCCAGCGCTGCAGGGCGGTTTCGGCGATGCGCCGGTGAATCTGCAGGGCCTGGGTTTCGCACAGGGCGGCGCACGGGTTTCGGCGCCGGGCGCCAGCGATTATTCGGACTCGCTCGCGCAACCGCTCACCAGCCAGCTCGACCATTACCTTTCGGCCTATGGCGGCTTCAACCCCAATCAGCTGATTCTGTTGCAGGGAGGCGGCAACGACATTATCCATGCCGTGATTGCCGCGGCTTACGGCTATATCCCGCAGGACGCCGTGGCGCCGCTGGTCGCCGCTGCCGCCACCGATCTGGCGCGGCTGGTGGACCGTGTGGCCGCGGCCGGCGGCCAGAACATCGCGGTGCTGAACATGTCCGATATCGGCGCCTCGCCTTTCGCGGTGCAGAACCCGGACCTGGCGGGCGCGCTCTCGCAGATGACCCAGCTGTTCAACGACACCCTGCAGGCCCAGTTGGGCGTCCAGCCCAAGCCGGCGCATTTCGTGTTGATCGATGCCTACGGCTTCTACGCCGACGCGCTGGCGCGTTACCGGCAATACGGCTTCCAGGTCGCCAACACCGATGTGGCCTGCAGCCTGCCGGCCATCCTGAACGAGGCGGCGCAGCTGGGCGTGCCCGATCCGCAGGCCTTCGTGGAGAACCATGGCTGGGCGCTGCTCTGCTCGGCCAGCACCCTGGTCGCGCCGCAGGCGGACCAGACGTACATGTTCGCCGACCACCTGCATCCGGCCAGCCGCATGCAGGCGCTGCTCGCCGGCTTCGTCGAGGCGCAGCTGAGCGCCCGCGGGATCTGA
- a CDS encoding M81 family metallopeptidase, giving the protein MKVLIARLNHETNTFSPVPTPLSAFGPDGPTFGEQAYRDNKGMRTAMSAFIDLAEAAGAEIVTPVSASANPSGPVDAAAYDLLTQCIVDAAPGCDALLLDLHGAMVAQNSPDGEGDLLRRLRQALPGVPIAVALDLHANVTPAMVDNADVIVGFKTYPHIDMYETGEHAGRLMFEKLAGRREPVTRWHALPLMAHTLRSASFTGAMQRAIDAARAAEASGTLAASIFAGFSLADIEAPCMSVIVVDDSAEKAQATADRIAGQIWAEREQFIYRSEALADSVARARKMAEGQSRPVLLLDHGDNCMSGGSCDTMDVLQEALAQGLDGIGVGPLCDPEAVAQLIAAGEGAKVTVALGNKVSLAGIGLSKTPVVLTGTVRSICDGDYIISGPTYTGQRSSMGRTVLFDIGAARIVVTERTQEPWDLGVFTCTGLDPRTERFLLLKSRMYCRPVFGPISAGLVECDSPGVTSSDYSLFPFSKVRHPVFPLDLAAA; this is encoded by the coding sequence GTGAAAGTCCTGATCGCCCGCCTCAACCACGAGACCAATACCTTCTCGCCGGTGCCCACGCCGCTGTCGGCCTTCGGGCCCGACGGCCCGACCTTCGGCGAGCAGGCTTATCGTGACAACAAGGGCATGCGCACCGCCATGTCGGCCTTCATCGACCTGGCGGAAGCGGCGGGTGCCGAAATCGTCACCCCGGTCTCGGCCTCGGCCAATCCCAGCGGGCCGGTGGATGCAGCCGCCTATGACTTGCTCACCCAATGCATCGTCGATGCCGCGCCGGGCTGCGACGCCCTGCTGCTCGACCTGCACGGCGCCATGGTGGCGCAGAACAGCCCCGACGGCGAAGGCGATCTGCTGCGCCGCCTGCGCCAGGCCCTGCCCGGCGTGCCGATCGCCGTGGCGCTGGACCTGCACGCCAACGTGACGCCGGCCATGGTGGACAACGCCGACGTGATCGTCGGCTTCAAGACCTATCCCCACATCGACATGTACGAGACCGGCGAACATGCCGGCCGACTGATGTTCGAGAAGCTCGCCGGCCGCCGCGAGCCGGTCACCCGCTGGCATGCCCTGCCGCTGATGGCCCACACCCTGCGCAGCGCCTCCTTCACCGGCGCCATGCAGCGGGCCATCGACGCCGCGCGCGCGGCCGAGGCGAGCGGAACGCTGGCCGCGTCGATCTTCGCCGGCTTCTCGCTGGCCGATATCGAGGCGCCCTGCATGAGTGTCATCGTCGTGGACGATTCCGCCGAAAAGGCCCAGGCCACGGCCGACCGCATCGCCGGGCAGATCTGGGCCGAACGTGAGCAGTTCATCTACCGCAGCGAAGCGCTGGCCGATTCGGTGGCGCGCGCCCGCAAAATGGCCGAGGGCCAGAGCCGGCCGGTGCTGCTGCTGGACCATGGGGACAACTGCATGTCCGGCGGCAGCTGCGACACCATGGACGTGCTGCAGGAAGCACTGGCCCAGGGCCTGGACGGCATCGGCGTCGGCCCGCTGTGCGATCCCGAGGCGGTGGCCCAGCTGATCGCGGCGGGTGAAGGTGCGAAAGTGACGGTGGCGCTGGGCAACAAGGTCTCGCTGGCCGGCATCGGCCTGTCGAAGACACCGGTGGTGCTGACCGGCACCGTGCGCAGCATCTGCGACGGCGACTACATCATCAGCGGCCCCACCTACACCGGCCAGCGCAGCAGCATGGGGCGCACCGTGCTCTTCGACATCGGCGCCGCCCGCATCGTGGTGACCGAACGCACGCAGGAGCCCTGGGACCTGGGTGTCTTCACCTGCACCGGACTGGACCCGCGCACCGAACGTTTCCTGCTGTTGAAGTCCCGCATGTACTGCCGGCCGGTGTTCGGACCGATCTCGGCCGGGCTGGTGGAATGCGACAGCCCGGGCGTGACCAGTTCCGACTACAGCCTGTTCCCCTTCTCCAAGGTCCGGCACCCGGTGTTTCCGCTGGACCTCGCTGCCGCTTAA